Genomic DNA from Bacteroidales bacterium:
CCTCAACCGCAGAACACTGGAGACTGGCCATACTACCTGAACCTTTTACTGCCATCGATTTTCCCCTGAATATGGAAAGACTCAGAAGCGAATCGAAAGGTAAAAGACCCGCTGCATGAAAGGCCATCAATTCTCCCAGGCTGTGACCTGTAACACAGGATACGCGAATGCCAAGGCGTTTAAGGTATTCGAACCACAATAGTGAAGCGAGTGTAATAGTTGGCTGAGCAATATCGGTTGGCTTTAGCTGCGACTGCCAGTATTTGAGTTGGTCCTTATCAGACGCCCTTTCCTGATCACGAAAAATGAATGAACGTAGATCAGATGAATTATCCCTTTCAAACAGATCTGCAGCTGTTTTTACCATTGTCCTGGCCCAGTCGTAACGCTCCACCAGTTTCCTGGCCATGTTGATCCGTTGTGAGCCCTGGCCCGGGAAAGCAGCTCCTATTCTCAGGTTTTCCTTTTTTTGCCCGGCGATAACTGTGCCGGATTCCAGCCGGATTATCGATGAATCATCCGATTCATTCAATCGGGTAATCAACAGATCAATTTTCTTTTCCAGGTTAAATGGCGTTTCAGCTATAATAGCTGCACGGTATTCCCCGGTAAAATCAATTTTTTCGTTCTGAAAACAGGCAAGGTCAGACAGTTCTGCATAGCTGATACCTTTTGCATTATGGCGGCTGACCTTCAGGGATTCGATCACCTCCGCCCTGGTATGGCCGGTAAAAAGGAACAATTCATGAGTCTGCACAGAGGCCATAAGTTTTCTCTCTTCCAGCACCGGTTCGAGTTTGACGAACGGCCGGCTTCCGGAATGAAGGATCACGTGGCTGTTGATTCCACCGAAACCCATGGCAGATACCCCTGCATACAATTCATCAGATGGGTTTTTTACTTCTCCATGAATGACAGGGTATAAACACCTGGCTTTTTCAACAAAGACAGGATTTGGTTCCTTAATATTGGCAGTGGGAGGAATGATTCTGCGGTTCAGAGCGATTGCTGTTTTAATAAAAGCTCCTATTCCTGCAGCAGCTTTGGTATGTCCGACGATTGATTTAAATGATGTCACACCGCAATGCCTTGATTGTAATTCTCCATTGCGCTGGAGGGCATTGGTGATGGCCTCAATTTCAACCTTATCGCCGACTTTTGTGCCGGTTCCGTGTCCTTCAATAAAACTCAGTTCCACCGGATCAATTCCGGCTTTTTCTCCGGCCCGGATAAGGGCTCTTGATTGTCCATCCACACTGGGCGCCGTGATTCCGCCTTTGCCGTCGGACGAAATACCCCAGCCATCAATAACCGCATAAACCGGGTTGTTATCGCGGATAGCATCTTCAAGCCTCTTCAATACTACCATTCCGCAACCCTCTCCGGGCAGAAATCCCCTGCCGTTTATATCATAAACCCGCATTTCATCAGAAGTGAGGGCCCCTGTTTTTGCAAAACCGATTAATTCGAAAGTATCCAGGCTTATATCAACTCCGCCGGCAATAACCATGTCCATCTGGTGCAATTCAAGATAATTGGCTGCCGTAACAATAGCCAGCAGCGAGGATGAGCATGCCCCGTCAACAATATATCCTCCTCCATGGACATCGAGGTAATTGCATATCCGGCCGGCGATTGTATTGGCAAGTCCGCCTGCCAGCGTATCTTCGGTAACCGGATGGAACACCGATTTATAATAGGCCTCCATGGTGCTTTCGAGTTCATCCACCATGTCAGACAATCCTTTCTTTTTTGCCGATTCGCGAAGCGCTTTTCTTACATAAGGCCAGCGAAGCAACATCTGGTTTGACCGGGTAAATTCACCGGTAAGGGTATTTCCCAGGATAGCTCCTGTTTTCTCACCCGGTAAATTATTCCTGCTGTAACCGGCATCTTCAATAGCCTGCAATGCCGTGTCAAGAGCAAGCCAATGAACAATATCCGTGCTTTCGAAAGTCTGTTTTGGTATTTTTTTATCCAGCCAGTCAAAACTATATCCGTCAATGACTGCTGCTTTATTCTGGTATGTCTTGTTTAAAACAAGCGGATCAGGATCATAATAATCGTGATTGGGAAGTCTCACATCGGGCATTTCCCTGAACTGGCGTCGTCGTGACAGGATGTTTTCCCACAGATGGAGGGGATTGTGTGCACCGGGATAAATACAGCCAATACCTATAACGGCTATTTTACAGCTTTTGTCAGGTTTGTTAGTTTTGCTCATAAAACTGAAATATTTAGTTTAACTTTTGTCATTGCCGCAATATCATCCCTTATTCGTTCTTACAAAACGGATTTAAAGGAGAATCAATCAGAACTCTCCGTTAAGGATAAAACTTCTAAGGGTGAGGTATGAAAACCTCACGGTCAAAAAAAACGGGTGTGGGGGTTGGATGGAAAAAAAGGAACTTAAAACGCGCTTATGAAATATTGACGTCTTTTACTTCAACACTAACTGAAGAACTTATCCAGTTTTGCGCGTCATTTAAGGTACTAAATGCCTTGATCTGGAATTGATTGTCAGTCCTTTTGTTTGTGTAATCCACGTAAAATTTAACTGCCAGTTTGCCAAACGCACTTTCAGGTAACACAAACGCCACTTTTTTGGCTCCGAAACGATAAGCCCGATCGTTTACATTTGAGTTAAGCCACATGAGATCATCCGGTTTGACAACTTTGAGAAGTCTTGCGTCATTAATCCATCCCAGGTTGGGCATAGACTTGATTTTTTCCTCCATGAAATCCATTCCGGTAACAAAGGGTTTTCTCCATGTATCACCGGCAAGGTACCTCAACGGTTTCCAAATAATAGCAGGGATTTCAGGAACGAAGTCAAGTTTTACATTTGCATCTTCAAATATTACCATAAAATATGTTTATTAGGAATTTCATTAACAACTGGGTGCAGTTTCAAAAATAATAAAATTCTGAAAACTTCATTGTTCTTCGTGTGAAATAATTGAATAATAATAATTATGCAATGCATGCATATTAAAAATTCAACCGGATCACCGGCATTCGGAATTTTTATTTATTTTTATTATGAAACCCTACCTGCTTCCTTCACATATAAAGGTAATAAGTAAAGATTGTTAGTTTGCAACTGTAAAAGCTTTCTTTCATGGATTTTATTGATATGCGCACTATTCTGTTCAGTTTCCTGATCAGCGACATAGTCAGTGTTATTGTAATCGTCTACCTGTTCGCACAGAACAAGAATCGTTTTAAGGGAACCGGATTCTGGATTATTAATTTCTGCCTGCAGACTTTCTCGTTAGTATTCATCACTCTCAGGGGGATTATACCGGACTGGATCTCTATCGTAGTCGCAAATGTTTTTGTGATCAGCGGGACCCTTTTCGGTTTGATCGGACTACAGAGGTTTTTGGATATAAAAGTCCGGAATATTCATAATTACATAGTACTGGCCGGGTTTACAGTGTTTCATTACTGGGCCGGAATTATTCATCCTGACCTGGACTTAAGAGATCTGAATATCAGCATTGCCATGCTGATCATATGCTCGCAATGCAGCATCCTGGTGTGGTATCGTAGTCCTTCACATCTGAAAAAAACTACTTTTGGAGTCGGCCTTGTCTTTGCGTTATACTGTGTTGTTAATGTAATCCGCATACTTGTATTTTTTATTTCTGAGAATCAGACCAATAATTATCTGGAGTCTGGTAATTTTGAAAAGGTGGTAATCTATTCTTACCAGGCTTTACTTATCCTGCTTACGTTCTCCCTGGTTCTGATGTATAATCGGCGGCTCCAATCCATCCTCGAAAGTGAAGAAACCGAATTAAAAGAAAGCACCAGGAAGTTATATACCTTAAATAATAATCTCAATGGAGTAGTCTACCGGCGTTCCAATGATCAGGACTGGACGTTGCAATATATCAGTGAAGGCGTTTACAACCTTACCGGTTACCCTTCAGAGAATTTTACAGGAGATTCTAAACTGCTGTATAGTTCTCTCATTCATAAAGAAGACCTGAAGGAAATACGGAATAAAGTTCAATCGGCTGTGGAAGCGAAAAATCCATATACACTTGAATACCGGATTAATACAGCATCGGGCAGGCTACGATGGGTATGGGAACGTGGCAGAGCAGTTTTCAATGAAAATCAACTGGTGGCGCTTGAAGGTTTTATTTCCGATATCACAGAAAAGAAGTTAGCTGAAGACGAAGTTAAAAGACTCAATATTGAACTGGAAGGGAGGGTATTCCAGAGGACCCTGGAACTGGAGGAAAAGACTGCTGAACTCGAAGCATTCAGTTATTCGGTTTCTCATGATTTGAGAGCGCCGCTTCGTGCTTTATCTGGTTATACTTCAATCTTAGGTGAAAAGTATGCTTCTTCGATGGATGAGGAAGGCCTGAATCTCATGAATTCAATTACGTACAATATCCGTAAGATGGATAATCTGATTGTCGCATTGCTCACTTTCTCAAAGATAGGCAAACAGGATATCCGGTTCAGTTCTGTTAATATGGTAACAATGGTTCAGTCCATAGTATCTGAATTGACTTCAGAAACTAAAAACCGATACAACATCATCATAAATAACCTGCCCGTGTGTCATGCTGATGCGCCCATGATATATCAGATCTGGGTGAATCTG
This window encodes:
- a CDS encoding ATP-binding protein yields the protein MDFIDMRTILFSFLISDIVSVIVIVYLFAQNKNRFKGTGFWIINFCLQTFSLVFITLRGIIPDWISIVVANVFVISGTLFGLIGLQRFLDIKVRNIHNYIVLAGFTVFHYWAGIIHPDLDLRDLNISIAMLIICSQCSILVWYRSPSHLKKTTFGVGLVFALYCVVNVIRILVFFISENQTNNYLESGNFEKVVIYSYQALLILLTFSLVLMYNRRLQSILESEETELKESTRKLYTLNNNLNGVVYRRSNDQDWTLQYISEGVYNLTGYPSENFTGDSKLLYSSLIHKEDLKEIRNKVQSAVEAKNPYTLEYRINTASGRLRWVWERGRAVFNENQLVALEGFISDITEKKLAEDEVKRLNIELEGRVFQRTLELEEKTAELEAFSYSVSHDLRAPLRALSGYTSILGEKYASSMDEEGLNLMNSITYNIRKMDNLIVALLTFSKIGKQDIRFSSVNMVTMVQSIVSELTSETKNRYNIIINNLPVCHADAPMIYQIWVNLIHNAIKYSSKKENPCIEIGSLSSESYNVYYIKDNGVGFDSKYIDRLFAVFQRLHSEKDFEGTGVGLAIVRRAVNRMGGKVWAESKLDEGASFYFSIPT